The following is a genomic window from Rhodoligotrophos defluvii.
CCGTCGAAACCGGGGCCAGCCGGTGCGCCGGAGCAGATGGTCTCGTAATATTGATAGGTCTCGTTGCCGAAGGTCAGGTTGTTCATGGTGCCCTGGGCGGCAGCCATGGCACTCAGCGCGCCGAACAGGCAATTGGTCACCGCCTGGCTCACCTCCACATTGCCGGCAACCACCGCGGCGGGATAGCGGGGCGATAGCATCGACCCCTGCGGGATGATGACGTTGATCGGCCGCAGGCATCCCGCATTCATCGGGATATTGCCTTCCACCATCACCCGGAAGACGTAAAGCACGGCAGCGCGCGTCACCGGCTCGGGCGCGTTGAAATTGTCATCCCGCTGCGGCGAGGTGCCGGTGAAATCCACCGTGGCCTCGCGCCGCTCACGATCGATCGAAATCTTCACCCGGATGACGCAGCCCTGATCCATCTCATACTCGAAGGACGAGTCCTTCAGGCTACTGATCACGCGCCGCACGCTCTCGGCCGCATTGTCCTGCACATGGCCCATATAGGCCTGCACCACGTCGAGGCCGAAATGGTCGATCATCCGGCGCAGCTCGGCCACGCCCTTCTCGTTCGCGGCGATCTGCGCCTTCAGGTCGTTCACGTTCTGCACAAGGTTGCGGACGGGGTATTTCGCACCCATGAGCAGCTCATTGAGCGCCTGTTCCCGGAAGCGGCCGCGATCCACCAGCTTGAAATTGTCGATATAGACCCCTTCCTCCTCGATCGTGGTGGCGCGCGGCGACATGGAGCCCGGCGCGATGCCACCCACATCAGCATGATGGCCGCGCGAGGCCACGAAGAACAGGATCTCGTTGCCGGCCGCGTCGAACACTGGGGTCACGACAGTAATGTCCGGCAGATGTGTCCCGCCATTATAGGGCGCGTTGATAGCATAGACATCGCCGGGCCGGATGTTGCCCTTATGTGCCGCGATCACGCTTTCCACCGACCGGTCCATGGAGCCCAGATGCACCGGCATATGCGGTGCATTGGCCACGAGCTGCCCTTGCGCGTCGAAGACGGCACAGGAGAAATCCAGCCGCTCCTTGATGTTCACGGAATAAGCGGTGTTCTGGAGGGTCACGCCCATCTGCTCGGCAATGGACATGAACAGGTTGTTGAACACCTCCAGCATCACCGGGTCGGCCTCGGTGCCCACCGCCGGCGCGACACGGGCGGCTTCCGTCCGCTGCAGCATCACGTGGTTCTTGCGGCTGATCTCCGCGCGCCAGCCGGGCTCGACGACGATGGTCTGATGCGGCTCGATAATCAGTGCGGGGCCGGCCACCTGTGCACCCGGTCCCAAGTCTTCCCGCATGAACACCGGCGCCTCGTGCCAGGCCCCTTGCGAGAAGAAGCGCGTGTGCACGGCCGGCGAAGGCTGACCAGACACGACCGGCAGATCCGGCTCGTCAGCGACGCCACCGCCGCCCACCGCCTCGACGGAGACCGCATCGATGCTCAGCGCGCGAGTCTCGTCGATGAAGCCGAAACGGGAGCGGTGCGCTGCCTCGAACCGCGCCGTCATGTCGGCAATGCCACCGAAGTCGATCTCGAGAGACGTGTCCGTGCCGGCATAGCGGATATGGGCCCGGTGGTGGATGATGATGTCATCGGCCGGAACGCGCTGATGCAGCAACTCGCCATGCGCCTCGGCGGCGAGCTCGTCCAGAGTGTGGGTGGCAGCCGCAAGCCCGTCCGCATCGAGCGGCACCTCCACCGTGCGCTGGCGCGTCGCGCGGATATCGGCCAGCCCCATGCCATAGGCCGAAAGCAGGCTCGACAAGGGGTGGATCATCACCGTCTTGATGCCGAGCGTATCAGCCACCAGGCAAGCATGCTGGCCGCCGGCGCCACCGAAACATTGCAGCGCATATTCGGTCACGTCATAGCCGCGCTGCACCGAGATCTTCTTGATGGCGTTGGCCATGTTCTCAACCGCGATGCGGATGAAGCCGTCGGCAACGGATTCCGGCGTTGCCCCTTCCCCCACCCGCGCAGCAAGCTCGCCAAAGCCTTGGGCGACGGCCTCGGCATCGAGCGGCTGGTTTCGCTCAGGCCCGAAGATCGCCGGGAAGAACCGCGGATCAAGCTTGCCGACCATGACATTGGCATCGGTCACCGCCAGCGGCCCGCCCCGGCGGTAGCAGCGCGGACCGGGATTGGCGCCGGCGCTGTCCGGCCCGACCTGGAAGCGCGCGCCGTCGAAATGCAGGATTGAGCCGCCCCCGGCCGCCACCGTATGGATCAGCATCATCGGCGCGCGCATGCGCACCCCGGCCACCTCGCTCTCCAGCGTGCGCTCGAACACGCCGTCGAAATGCGACACGTCCGTCGAGGTGCCGCCCATGTCGAAGCCGATGATCTTGTCGAACCCGGCGATGCGGGCGGTCTCCACACAGCCGACCACGCCGCCGGCCGGACCGGACAGGATCGCATCCCGCCCCTGGAACAGGCGCGCATCGGTCAATCCGCCCGACGACATCATGAACATGACTCGGGCGGTGCCTTCGTCATCGCCGCCATCAAGGTCCGACGCCACCTGGTCCACATAGCGGCGCAGCACCGGCGAGAGATAGGCATCCACCACCGTGGTATCGCCGCGGCCCACTAGCTTGATCAGGGGGCTGACTTCGTGCGACGCAGAGACCTGCGTGAAGCCCACCTCGCGCGCCAGAGCCGCCACCGCCTTCTCGTGCGCGGGATAGCGGTAGGCATGCATGAACAGGATGGCGCAGGCGCGGATGCCTTCGGCGAAGATCGCTTCGAGGTCACGGCGGATCGCCTGCAGGTCCAGCGCTCTCTCCACCGTGCCATCCGCCAGCACCCGTTCGCCGACCTCCAGCACGCGCTCATAGAGCTGGTCGGGCTTGATGATCTTCTTGGCGAAGATATCGGGCCGCGCCTGATAGCCAATGCGCAAGGCGTCGCCGAAGCCCTTGGTGACGACGAGCACCGTCCGGTCGCCCTTGCGCTCCAGCAGCGCATTGGTGGCGACCGTGGTCCCCATCTTCACCGTGGCGATCCTTTCCGACGGAATCCGTTCGCTAGGGCCCACACTCATGAGCTCGCGGATGCCCTGTATGGCCGCATCCC
Proteins encoded in this region:
- a CDS encoding hydantoinase B/oxoprolinase family protein — translated: MASGKWDFWIDRGGTFTDVIARRPDGGLAALKLLSDNPEAYRDAAIQGIRELMSVGPSERIPSERIATVKMGTTVATNALLERKGDRTVLVVTKGFGDALRIGYQARPDIFAKKIIKPDQLYERVLEVGERVLADGTVERALDLQAIRRDLEAIFAEGIRACAILFMHAYRYPAHEKAVAALAREVGFTQVSASHEVSPLIKLVGRGDTTVVDAYLSPVLRRYVDQVASDLDGGDDEGTARVMFMMSSGGLTDARLFQGRDAILSGPAGGVVGCVETARIAGFDKIIGFDMGGTSTDVSHFDGVFERTLESEVAGVRMRAPMMLIHTVAAGGGSILHFDGARFQVGPDSAGANPGPRCYRRGGPLAVTDANVMVGKLDPRFFPAIFGPERNQPLDAEAVAQGFGELAARVGEGATPESVADGFIRIAVENMANAIKKISVQRGYDVTEYALQCFGGAGGQHACLVADTLGIKTVMIHPLSSLLSAYGMGLADIRATRQRTVEVPLDADGLAAATHTLDELAAEAHGELLHQRVPADDIIIHHRAHIRYAGTDTSLEIDFGGIADMTARFEAAHRSRFGFIDETRALSIDAVSVEAVGGGGVADEPDLPVVSGQPSPAVHTRFFSQGAWHEAPVFMREDLGPGAQVAGPALIIEPHQTIVVEPGWRAEISRKNHVMLQRTEAARVAPAVGTEADPVMLEVFNNLFMSIAEQMGVTLQNTAYSVNIKERLDFSCAVFDAQGQLVANAPHMPVHLGSMDRSVESVIAAHKGNIRPGDVYAINAPYNGGTHLPDITVVTPVFDAAGNEILFFVASRGHHADVGGIAPGSMSPRATTIEEEGVYIDNFKLVDRGRFREQALNELLMGAKYPVRNLVQNVNDLKAQIAANEKGVAELRRMIDHFGLDVVQAYMGHVQDNAAESVRRVISSLKDSSFEYEMDQGCVIRVKISIDRERREATVDFTGTSPQRDDNFNAPEPVTRAAVLYVFRVMVEGNIPMNAGCLRPINVIIPQGSMLSPRYPAAVVAGNVEVSQAVTNCLFGALSAMAAAQGTMNNLTFGNETYQYYETICSGAPAGPGFDGADAVHTHMTNSRLTDPEVLELRYPVVLEDFHIRRGSGGRGKWNAGDGTSRTIRFLTRMDCAILSGHRRVRPFGLHGGEPGECGENLVRRKEGRMERLQGADQTVLDAGDAIIIKTPTGGGYGPPDHA